The following are encoded in a window of Penaeus vannamei isolate JL-2024 chromosome 35, ASM4276789v1, whole genome shotgun sequence genomic DNA:
- the LOC138859385 gene encoding protein extra-macrochaetae-like encodes MKAQICESPVNALPPIRSGKVSKTREDDFEVTLYLDKLRHLLPAANTRKPLEKKLNRLEVIESVIQYISELQDVLQIDVHDREMDLLEYETKSITLAA; translated from the coding sequence ATGAAGGCGCAGATTTGCGAGTCCCCCGTGAACGCCCTCCCGCCCATCAGGAGCGGGAAGGTCTCCAAGACCCGCGAGGACGACTTCGAGGTCACCCTCTACCTGGACAAGCTGCGGCACCTCCTGCCGGCGGCCAACACCAGGAAGCCCCTGGAGAAGAAGCTCAACCGACTCGAGGTGATCGAGAGCGTGATCCAGTACATCAGCGAGCTCCAGGACGTCCTGCAGATCGACGTCCACGACCGCGAGATGGACCTGCTGGAGTACGAGACCAAGAGCATCACCCTGGCGGCGTGA